In Anolis carolinensis isolate JA03-04 chromosome 4, rAnoCar3.1.pri, whole genome shotgun sequence, the genomic window TTTAGTGGCCGGAAGTTATGGATATctgtaaatggtgcttgctgtaagtttttaaaattgttttatttgatatgttaattggggtttttatattatgatgatgttttaatctgattttgtACTGCGgtcagatgtatttgtatgaattttatatgttgtatgctgctttgaatccacacacaggagaaaagcgggatagaaataaataataataataattcagagaAACATCCAGTGAATGATGCACTTTAATATTGCAAAGAAccgtgcctgcctgcctgcctttcgtTACTTTAGCCACATGGTGTTCAGCCCAGTGAAATCAAAGGGATGATCTCATTTTTCTCATTTTCCTtctatcatttattcattcattcattcttttcttcctctacccctaccattttctttctggattcccttctttttaaagtattgttGATTCCTTTTGCTGGTATCTATGTGTGTGCTGGAGACCCCAATATCTGCATTTCTTGGTATTTCCATTTTCAACATGACCCAtgaagggaaaggggggaaattTTGGATGTAAAGAAGACTTTTGGCTTTCATCCTTGATCTTTTGCTTCTTTCTTCACCAGGGCAATAAGGACTTTTTGGAGCGACCCCTTGGATGCAGTAAGGAAATGAATAATATAGGAAGAAGAAGGTGATGATCTTGCTGAATTCTTGACTTCACTTACAGAtaataaagggggaaaaaagaagagtCAAGCATCTTTATTACAATTAAACACCCATATcactgttgacatggaggagaaagcatctGAATGCCTGGATGGTGGAAGGAGTTTGACTAGGAGGGATCATCTGCAGcaacatgaaaggactcacactgagGAGAAACTCTatgaatgcttggagtgtgggaataGCTTCACCAGTAGTTCagatctacgtaaacatcaaaagactcacactgttgagaaaccctataaatgcctggaatgtggacagagcttcactcatagttcaggtctatgttcgcatcaaaggactcacagtggggagaaaccttatacatgcctggagtgtggaaagagctacaCTGGAAGTTCAAGTCTATATAAACATCAGAGGACTCACATTGTGGAGAAAGcctataaatgcttggaatgtggacagagctttacgcATAGTTCAGGTCTGTGTGTACATCAAAagattcacactggggaaaaaccctataaatgcctgaagtgtggacagagcttctctttTAGTACAAATCTACGTacacatgaaaggactcacactggggagaaaccctataaatgcatggagtgtggacagagattCACTCAGAGTGGAGGTCTACATTCGCATCAAAGGATTcatactggggaaaaaccctataaatgcctggaatgtgggcaGAGCTTTTCTCGTACtacaggtctacgttcacatcaaaaaactcacactggggagaaaccctataaatgtctggaatgtggacagagttTCGCTCGTAATacaaatctacgttcacatcaaaggactcatactggggagaaaccctataaatgcctggaatgtggacggAGCTACAGTCATCTGACAGGTCTACGATCACATATAAGGAcacatactggggagaaaccttataaatgcctagAATGTGGACAGTGTTACACTGATAGTTCAGGCCTACGAtcgcatcaaaggactcatactggggagagaTCCTATCcatgccttgagtgtggacagagctttgctgatAGTTCAGGTCTACACAGACATCAAAGgattcatactggggagaaaccctttacatgcctggaatgtggaaagaggttCACTCGGAAGGAAAGTCTTCGtgcacatcaaaggattcatactggggagaaaccttataaatgcctggaatgtggacaaaGCTTCGCTCATAATTCAGGTCTACATACACATAaaaagactcacactggggagaaaccctttacatgtctggaatgtggacagagctttgctcagagttcAAGTCTACATTCACATAAAAGGActcacacgggggagaaaccctataaatgccaggaATGTGGACGGAGCTTCGCTtttagttcaggtctacgtacacatcaaaggactcataatactggggagaaaccctataaatgcctggaatgtggacagagctacATTCAGATGTCAGGTCTACGATTACATATAAGGAcacatactggggagaaaccttataaatgcctggaatgtggacagtgTTTCACTGATAGTTCAGGTCTACAatcgcatcaaaggactcacactggtgagaaaccctataaatgcctcgagtgtggaaagagcttcattcaCAGTTCaaatctacgtaaacatcaaaggactcatactggggagaaataataatatattaataatactttatttttctatcccgccaccatctccccaaagagacttggggtggctaacatggggccaagcccaaaatagaaacaaaatgtgacaagttaaaatcgataaataactaaaaactgtcagacccctgctactagagcctggatgtggctctgagtttcagggtcactgacattgataagacacctgcgtctcaggactcggagaagaaacggctgctggacttggcggggaatttgcgcggggttttactgagcgggaagagacttttcaaatgagggggagagtatataaaggatggttggccggagtctcccattcttggcttttctgatgtttatgtttcctgcagtaaagtttctggtgatatcacagagagtctcgtgtgttcattcaggagcggctgtggtgagctgacactaagccaagaatatagacaccatcccgctgtagcggtgaggtgtaacatgcaagtggaggatgaagagctcttgggcgcaggaggaggaaggtcgggaagggccactcccgagccggacgctgagttccaccagctggcggccctggcgtcatccaccgcttatgcccagccaaatggggtaacccagaggcgtggagtggtgcggggagacagcaccggaggagaggaaggttcaccttccccaggcccacaaaggatggtgtttctggaggagaggatgtcggcgatggagaccaccctggcagtgatgtcgagggcgatggagcgcctggcgtttttggcggagccagagagaggaagggaacttcgggctggctcaatgtgggacgtgagcgtgggaagcagccagggctttgcagacctcccagcaccgaagggaagggaaatgcgaaaggagcccggcgcccggcccaagacccaaacaagcctgacgcgggtggaggagagtgacgacgaaggggaaaagcctccgagaatcccggctacgctcccagctgagaccctagtgcccctggcgaatgccgggcgtggcacagggccaagagaaacagcagcggggcccactggtccgcaagggggcttgcgacgggcggagaattggggattgccgccacagggacccctaccgagacgagaggaactaaggatcgagtttgggggagagtcctctgaactggattttttccttaccacggtgaggggctatatggaggacaatgctcacacttttagaacggaatccagccggatacgggccattggtgcagtgttgaagaggggagcggctagctggtacgttcagctgcacgcgcggcgcgacccatgtctggggtcagtccgacgcttcatgggggccctggagacccgtttccgagatccattggagcagatccgggcgagggagaagttgaagaccgtctcccaggggcagaggtcggtatctgagtatgcggaggagttccaatgcctcgccgaaaaggtgccggaatggtctgcagtgacaaagatggaactcttcaaagaggggctcaggagggagatcctctcctgggcggtgcatcgtgatgagcctgacacgctgcgcggatggattcagctggcggggcgcgtcgagacatcgctggcccaggcgaggaggcaccgaggagcgctacagcaacggccgcagatgaaagaggggagccggaaggagggatcagccccagccgggaggagagcggagccgacagggaacgtgagcgccagcaggagtggctgctttgtgtgcggccggttgggccacagagctgccgagtgctggcagagaaaaggggaaggcggaggccagcccaaaccaagagccgtggcaggaaaacgcgccgaggaagaaacaccgatgaggcaccattcggggggttggtaagtcaggacaaagccatgatagtggtccccattcagcttgaaaatggcagcaaacaagcaacctgcaaagcgtttgtggattgtggatgttccaggaacatcatttccccggaattagccgagggattgggatgcgaaagaacgaacctagaatccccaatagcattttcgcagttggacggatccacagcatcaggatcgttagctagatacagtgccgaagatataaagtgtaagatagggagttgggaaggaaaggtgtcatttgtgatatcacaaatagccagctataatgttatactaggcatgccgtggctggggcaggccaacccgcaaatcaactgggaggataagagcatgattttcgggatgagtttggaagaagggagccaggaagttgagagggagccggggaaaaggggggaggaagactctatcagaatagcagaactggcagataaattacccccagagtatcgggattttgtggacgtgtttgacgagaaggaagcagacaatttcccaccgaagcggagagttgaagtgaaaatagagctagtcccagctagtcctacaggggcctgaatgcaatcagtactgtaaataaataccctctacccttagtgaaggacttgatcgcccagttatcggagggacagatattcactaaattggatttaattgaggcttaccataaattgcagatcaaaccagaggacaggtggaagacggccttctcctgcgccttcggattattcaactattgtgtgctcccattcggtttatgcgggggaggggccgcgttcatgcaattaatcaacgaagtgttgcatccattattgtacaagggagtctttatttttttagatgacatattgataatgtctcggactaaggagcaacacgtagaactagtcagggaagtcctacaaaagttgagggaagcgaagctgtatgcgaagcttgccaagtgcgagttcaataaagaccagatagactttctggggta contains:
- the LOC103281600 gene encoding zinc finger protein 420 isoform X1 encodes the protein MEEKASECLDGGRSLTRRDHLQQHERTHTEEKLYECLECGNSFTSSSDLRKHQKTHTVEKPYKCLECGQSFTHSSGLCSHQRTHSGEKPYTCLECGKSYTGSSSLYKHQRTHIVEKAYKCLECGQSFTHSSGLCVHQKIHTGEKPYKCLKCGQSFSFSTNLRTHERTHTGEKPYKCMECGQRFTQSGGLHSHQRIHTGEKPYKCLECGQSFSRTTGLRSHQKTHTGEKPYKCLECGQSFARNTNLRSHQRTHTGEKPYKCLECGRSYSHLTGLRSHIRTHTGEKPYKCLECGQCYTDSSGLRSHQRTHTGERSYPCLECGQSFADSSGLHRHQRIHTGEKPFTCLECGKRFTRKESLRAHQRIHTGEKPYKCLECGQSFAHNSGLHTHKKTHTGEKPFTCLECGQSFAQSSSLHSHKRTHTGEKPYKCQECGRSFAFSSGLRTHQRTHNTGEKPYKCLECGQSYIQMSGLRLHIRTHTGEKPYKCLECGQCFTDSSGLQSHQRTHTGEKPYKCLECGKSFIHSSNLRKHQRTHTGEK